In the Oscillatoria salina IIICB1 genome, one interval contains:
- a CDS encoding BrnA antitoxin family protein, producing MIPISEKQIKVNIPLDKEILDWFRTKVHAMGGGDYQALINQALHEYIQCQENQTVN from the coding sequence ATGATTCCCATTTCAGAAAAACAAATAAAGGTGAATATTCCTTTGGATAAGGAAATATTAGACTGGTTTCGCACGAAAGTTCATGCTATGGGTGGTGGTGACTACCAAGCTTTAATAAATCAAGCATTGCACGAATATATTCAGTGTCAGGAAAACCAAACTGTAAACTAA
- a CDS encoding diflavin flavoprotein: MVAVTEPQQKRLTMQVDEIAQDTTAIRSLDWDRDRFDIEFGLQNGTTYNSFLIRGEKVALVDTSHEKFRQLYLDTLTNLIDPQQIDYLVISHTEPDHSGLVKDFLELAPQAIVVGSKVAIQFLENLVHQPFEKQIVKNGDQLDLGNGHSLEFVNAPNLHWPDTIFSYDAGTQVMFTCDAFGMHYCSDKLYDEDLGAIEADYRFYYDCLMAPNARSVLSALKRMEKLGDVNMVANGHGPVLRHNVDELINRYRDWSKAQAKAENIVAVFYTSDYGYSDRLSQAIAKGITKTGVGVEMIDLKSADAQEVQELVSRAAGIVIGMPPASGEMVKATTATIGTILAAAKDKQAIAIFESYGGDDEPIDPLLNKFRDIGLSEGFPSIRIKDTPSEATYQECEEAGTDLGQMLTRDRNIKKRKSVNNQLSLAMGRLSGGLYIITAQKGDSKGAMLASWVNQASFEPLGFTVAVAKDRAIESFMQVGDTFVLNVLEDGKYQALMKHFLKRFPPGADRFAGVETRVANNNSPILTDALAYMECEVVSRMECNDHWIVYSKVNDGRVSKPEALTAVHHRKVGNYY; this comes from the coding sequence ATGGTTGCAGTAACTGAACCTCAGCAAAAGCGTTTAACGATGCAGGTAGATGAGATCGCCCAAGACACAACGGCTATTCGTTCGTTAGACTGGGATCGCGATCGTTTTGATATCGAATTTGGTTTACAAAACGGTACTACCTACAATTCGTTTCTCATTCGCGGTGAAAAAGTCGCCCTTGTCGATACTTCTCACGAAAAATTCCGTCAGTTATATCTGGATACTCTCACTAATTTAATCGATCCCCAACAAATTGACTACCTAGTGATTAGTCATACTGAACCAGATCATAGCGGTTTAGTCAAGGATTTCTTAGAACTCGCACCCCAAGCAATTGTAGTTGGTTCCAAAGTCGCAATTCAATTCTTAGAAAATTTAGTTCATCAACCTTTCGAGAAACAAATCGTTAAAAATGGCGACCAACTAGACTTAGGTAACGGACATAGTTTAGAATTTGTCAATGCCCCTAATTTACATTGGCCCGATACAATTTTCAGTTACGATGCAGGTACTCAAGTCATGTTTACCTGTGATGCTTTTGGAATGCACTACTGCTCGGATAAATTATACGACGAAGACTTAGGCGCGATCGAAGCAGACTACCGTTTTTATTATGACTGCTTAATGGCTCCTAACGCTCGTTCCGTCTTATCTGCATTAAAGCGAATGGAAAAACTCGGTGACGTGAACATGGTCGCTAACGGTCACGGACCCGTTTTACGGCATAATGTAGACGAGTTGATTAATCGCTATCGAGACTGGAGTAAAGCCCAAGCGAAAGCAGAAAACATCGTAGCTGTATTTTACACCTCCGACTACGGCTATAGCGATCGCCTTTCTCAAGCTATAGCCAAAGGAATCACCAAAACAGGCGTAGGCGTAGAAATGATAGACTTAAAATCAGCCGACGCGCAAGAAGTGCAAGAATTAGTCAGTCGTGCGGCTGGTATAGTAATTGGTATGCCTCCCGCATCCGGTGAAATGGTCAAAGCAACCACAGCTACCATCGGGACAATTTTAGCAGCCGCCAAAGATAAACAAGCGATCGCCATATTTGAATCATACGGCGGCGATGACGAACCGATCGACCCTTTGTTAAATAAATTTCGCGATATCGGCTTAAGCGAAGGCTTTCCTTCCATTAGAATTAAGGATACACCCAGCGAAGCCACCTATCAAGAATGCGAAGAAGCCGGGACAGACTTAGGACAAATGTTAACACGCGATCGCAACATTAAAAAGCGTAAGTCTGTTAATAATCAATTGAGTTTAGCAATGGGACGTTTGAGTGGTGGTTTATATATTATTACTGCCCAAAAAGGAGATAGTAAAGGTGCGATGTTAGCTTCTTGGGTAAACCAAGCTAGTTTTGAACCTTTAGGATTTACTGTAGCAGTTGCAAAAGATCGCGCGATCGAATCTTTTATGCAAGTAGGTGATACCTTTGTCTTAAATGTCCTTGAAGATGGGAAATATCAAGCTTTAATGAAGCATTTTCTCAAGCGTTTCCCCCCTGGTGCAGATCGTTTTGCAGGTGTAGAAACTCGCGTAGCTAACAATAATTCACCAATTTTAACCGATGCACTTGCTTACATGGAATGCGAAGTAGTCAGTCGGATGGAATGTAACGATCATTGGATAGTTTATAGTAAAGTTAACGATGGTCGTGTTTCTAAACCCGAAGCCCTGACAGCAGTTCATCATCGTAAAGTGGGGAATTACTACTAA
- a CDS encoding pantothenate kinase, whose product MIALAGFNNTQDWIALAIGNSRLHWGRFCGANLLKSWDTKYLTQPVVEDNLPVCLASVVPSQTQLWETYPQLEIIKLEHIPLKGVYPTMGCDRALALWGAIQTYNPPVLVVDAGTALTFTGADYNSQLVGGAILPGLSSQFYSLATKTAALPQVEFPAKLPSRWANDTRSAIASGILYTTLAGIKDYLCNWWDLFPESQVILTGGDSSTICAYLQELEPKIAEKIIFDAELVFWGMRSLVVKNY is encoded by the coding sequence ATGATTGCTCTAGCTGGCTTTAATAATACTCAAGATTGGATCGCTTTGGCGATCGGAAATTCTCGTTTACATTGGGGGCGTTTTTGCGGTGCAAATCTTCTCAAAAGTTGGGATACTAAATATCTTACCCAACCTGTGGTTGAAGATAATTTACCTGTCTGTCTCGCTTCTGTTGTCCCCAGTCAAACTCAACTCTGGGAAACTTATCCCCAACTTGAAATCATTAAATTAGAGCATATTCCCCTAAAAGGAGTTTACCCGACAATGGGCTGCGATCGCGCTTTAGCTTTGTGGGGGGCAATCCAAACTTACAACCCACCTGTATTAGTTGTTGACGCAGGAACCGCTTTAACTTTCACTGGAGCTGATTATAACTCTCAACTGGTCGGTGGCGCAATTTTACCTGGTTTAAGTTCCCAATTTTACTCTCTGGCTACGAAAACCGCAGCTTTACCACAAGTAGAATTTCCTGCGAAATTACCTTCACGTTGGGCTAATGATACTAGATCGGCGATCGCTAGTGGAATTCTGTATACAACTTTAGCAGGAATTAAAGATTATTTGTGTAATTGGTGGGATTTATTTCCCGAAAGTCAAGTTATTCTTACTGGTGGTGACTCTAGCACAATTTGTGCATATTTGCAAGAGCTAGAGCCAAAAATTGCCGAGAAAATTATTTTTGATGCTGAGTTAGTATTTTGGGGAATGCGATCGCTCGTTGTCAAGAATTATTAG
- a CDS encoding Uma2 family endonuclease, producing MTYTPSKLLSFSEFITQYGDNTRYELIDGELRDRSHTGPHEAVAGSIAGRIYVEIFRANLNWLIPKNCLIKPLNAEATALRPDVVILDKNELFQEPLWQKEPVICNGKTIKLVAEVVSSNWQDDYARKVEEYAFLNILEYWIVDFRGLGGLQFIGNPKQPTFTICQLVNGVYQQQQYRLGEAIYSRLFPNLQLKLDDLMPT from the coding sequence ATGACTTACACTCCATCTAAACTACTTAGCTTCTCGGAGTTTATTACCCAATATGGGGATAATACACGCTATGAATTAATTGACGGAGAACTCAGAGATAGGTCACATACTGGTCCTCATGAAGCGGTTGCTGGAAGTATTGCTGGTAGAATTTATGTCGAAATTTTTCGGGCTAATTTAAACTGGTTGATTCCTAAAAATTGTTTAATCAAACCACTAAATGCTGAAGCTACAGCTTTACGTCCTGATGTAGTTATTTTAGATAAAAATGAACTTTTTCAAGAACCTCTTTGGCAAAAAGAACCTGTGATTTGTAACGGTAAAACTATTAAGCTAGTTGCAGAAGTAGTTAGCAGTAATTGGCAAGATGATTATGCACGAAAAGTTGAAGAATACGCTTTTTTAAATATTCTTGAATATTGGATTGTAGACTTTCGCGGCTTGGGTGGTTTACAATTTATCGGCAATCCCAAGCAACCTACTTTCACAATTTGTCAGTTAGTTAATGGCGTGTATCAGCAGCAACAATATCGTTTAGGAGAGGCAATTTATTCTCGTTTATTTCCTAATTTACAGCTCAAACTTGACGATCTTATGCCAACTTAA